From Paucidesulfovibrio gracilis DSM 16080, the proteins below share one genomic window:
- a CDS encoding MlaC/ttg2D family ABC transporter substrate-binding protein: protein MKRCIITTLMLLVLACAAGAAQAKTPTQTLETALDQLLAILQDPRYDTTDGISEDHLSALRDEVENFFDFRELTKRAVGRPWLNFTDQQRDELTSVFKKLLEKTYLRKLNTEYLNELAAFDEDSIVFLDERVKGDKAMVYARFQLTDKPLDVNFRLIEREGHWWTYDVIGEGLTLLGIYQDEFKNVLVNQTPDDLIRLLEDKITALDEKREEQSAAEAASE from the coding sequence GTGAAACGATGCATCATCACCACACTCATGCTGTTGGTCCTGGCCTGCGCGGCAGGAGCGGCCCAGGCCAAGACGCCCACGCAGACCTTGGAAACAGCTCTGGATCAGCTGCTTGCTATCCTGCAGGATCCACGATATGACACTACTGATGGAATATCGGAGGATCACCTTTCCGCGCTGCGCGATGAGGTGGAAAATTTCTTCGATTTCAGGGAGCTGACCAAACGCGCCGTGGGGCGGCCCTGGCTGAACTTTACGGATCAGCAACGGGACGAACTGACCAGCGTTTTTAAAAAGCTCCTTGAAAAAACGTATTTGCGGAAGCTGAACACCGAGTACCTCAATGAGTTGGCCGCTTTTGATGAAGATTCCATCGTCTTCCTCGATGAGCGGGTCAAGGGCGACAAGGCCATGGTCTACGCCCGGTTCCAACTGACGGATAAACCGCTTGATGTGAACTTCCGGCTCATTGAACGGGAAGGGCATTGGTGGACGTATGACGTCATCGGTGAAGGACTGACGTTGCTGGGTATCTATCAGGACGAATTTAAAAACGTTTTGGTAAATCAGACCCCTGACGACCTCATCCGCCTCCTGGAAGACAAGATCACGGCGCTTGACGAAAAGCGTGAAGAACAGAGCGCTGCCGAGGCAGCATCAGAATAA